From a single Adhaeribacter swui genomic region:
- a CDS encoding cytochrome c oxidase subunit I, whose amino-acid sequence MASTDISLHNNVPVAHEEHDHDHHDQPFIFKYIFSQDHKVIAKQFLITGIIWAFIGGALSSLFRIQLGWPNETMPWLEPILGKWVEGGKLNQEFYLALVTLHGTIMVFFVLTAGLSGTFSNFLIPLQVGARDMASGFMNMLSYWFFFLSSVIMFISLFLETGPASAGWTIYPPLSALPQAIPGSGAGMTLWLVSMALFIVSQLLGGINYITTVLNLRTNGMSMTKLPLTIWAFLVTAILGVLSFPVLFSCALLLIFDRSFGTSFYLSDIYIAGEALSNTGGSPILFQHLFWFLGHPEVYIVILPAMGIVSEVLSTNARKPIFGYRAMIGSILGIAILSLVVWAHHMFVSGMNPFLGSVFMFLTLIIAVPSAVKVFNWLATLWRGNIVFTTAMLFSIGFVSLFISGGLTGILLGNSAVDIQLHNTYFVVAHFHLVMGSSAFFGMFAGVYHWFPKMFGRMMDEKLGYVHFWLTFLGVYLVFLPMHYVGIAGFPRRYYSWTAFETFNQFADLNMFISIAAILAFLGQFLFLFNFVYSIFRGRRAEQNPWKSNTLEWTTPVVLGHGNWPGPIPTVYRWPYDYSKPGAEEDYIPQTVPFSQTKSSNLPNEKELE is encoded by the coding sequence ATGGCAAGCACCGATATCTCTTTACACAATAACGTGCCGGTAGCACACGAAGAGCATGATCACGACCATCATGATCAGCCATTTATTTTTAAATATATTTTTAGCCAGGACCATAAAGTAATTGCCAAACAATTTCTTATAACCGGTATTATTTGGGCTTTTATTGGCGGCGCACTTTCCAGCTTATTTCGTATTCAACTAGGTTGGCCAAACGAAACCATGCCTTGGTTAGAACCTATTTTGGGTAAGTGGGTTGAAGGTGGTAAGTTAAATCAAGAATTTTACCTGGCATTAGTTACCCTGCATGGCACCATCATGGTATTTTTCGTGCTTACAGCGGGCCTAAGCGGTACTTTTAGTAACTTCTTAATTCCGCTACAGGTAGGAGCCCGGGATATGGCTTCTGGATTTATGAACATGCTTTCTTACTGGTTTTTCTTTTTATCCAGTGTTATTATGTTCATATCCTTGTTTTTGGAAACTGGACCTGCTAGTGCGGGCTGGACGATATACCCACCTTTAAGTGCTTTACCGCAAGCGATTCCAGGATCTGGTGCGGGTATGACCTTGTGGCTCGTTTCAATGGCCCTCTTTATTGTATCGCAGTTGTTAGGTGGTATTAACTATATTACTACAGTACTAAACTTGCGTACAAACGGAATGTCCATGACTAAACTGCCTTTAACAATATGGGCATTTTTAGTAACTGCTATTCTGGGGGTTCTTTCTTTCCCAGTACTTTTTTCATGCGCCTTGTTGTTAATTTTTGACCGTAGCTTCGGTACCAGTTTCTACCTTTCTGATATCTATATAGCTGGAGAAGCTTTATCAAACACGGGTGGTAGCCCTATCTTATTCCAGCACTTATTCTGGTTCTTGGGTCACCCGGAAGTTTATATAGTTATATTACCTGCTATGGGTATTGTATCCGAAGTGTTATCTACTAATGCGCGTAAACCTATTTTCGGTTATCGTGCTATGATCGGTTCTATTTTAGGTATTGCCATACTGTCGCTCGTAGTATGGGCGCACCACATGTTCGTATCCGGGATGAATCCGTTTTTAGGCTCGGTTTTCATGTTCTTAACCTTGATTATTGCGGTACCATCGGCAGTAAAAGTATTTAACTGGTTAGCTACATTGTGGCGAGGAAATATTGTATTTACTACCGCCATGTTGTTTTCAATTGGCTTTGTGTCTTTATTTATTTCGGGTGGTTTAACCGGTATATTATTAGGAAACTCAGCGGTAGATATTCAGTTACACAATACCTATTTTGTAGTGGCTCACTTCCACTTGGTAATGGGTTCATCTGCTTTCTTTGGTATGTTTGCCGGCGTTTATCATTGGTTCCCTAAAATGTTTGGCCGCATGATGGACGAGAAATTGGGCTATGTGCATTTCTGGCTTACTTTCTTAGGTGTTTATTTGGTGTTTTTACCAATGCACTACGTGGGTATTGCTGGTTTCCCGCGCCGCTACTATTCCTGGACCGCTTTTGAAACATTTAACCAGTTCGCTGATTTAAATATGTTCATCAGTATTGCAGCTATACTGGCGTTCCTGGGACAGTTTCTCTTCTTATTTAACTTCGTTTATAGCATTTTCCGCGGACGTCGGGCTGAGCAAAATCCATGGAAATCGAATACATTAGAATGGACTACGCCGGTAGTACTTGGCCATGGTAACTGGCCAGGTCCAATCCCAACTGTTTACAGATGGCCTTATGATTATTCTAAACCAGGCGCTGAAGAAGATTATATTCCGCAAACCGTGCCATTTTCACAAACTAAGTCTTCTAATTTGCCAAACGAAAAGGAGCTTGAATAA
- a CDS encoding COX15/CtaA family protein has protein sequence MSNKSFSSKRFRNIGVLTIASVYFLILVGGVVRSTGSGMGCPDWPKCFGSWVPPTNVSQLPTNYLEVYKNKRIQKNEKLAGFLKNLGFTQVAENIFQHPSQYLETEFNVTKTWIEYLNRLVGVLIGIFIFLTLIYSFPYLKKDPVIFYLSLFSFVLVGFQGWLGSLVVSTNLLPITVTIHMALALVLVALLIYAVARSQKSAFHQLHQEASNKVYSTFYFVIALSFAQILLGTQVRELVDIIASELNYTGRDIWISKIGTTFYIHRTFSAFIFVVNVYLCWQLYALHDARLSRLANGLLACMGVEILVGIIISYFDIPAALQPIHLVLATIVFGLQFYMLIVYYYAAHNRVLKLAVR, from the coding sequence ATGAGTAATAAATCTTTTAGTTCTAAAAGATTTAGAAATATAGGAGTTCTAACTATTGCTTCAGTATATTTTTTAATCTTAGTAGGAGGAGTCGTTCGGAGTACTGGTTCAGGAATGGGTTGCCCAGACTGGCCTAAGTGCTTTGGTAGTTGGGTTCCTCCTACTAATGTTAGCCAATTACCTACAAATTACCTGGAAGTTTATAAAAACAAGCGTATTCAGAAAAACGAGAAATTAGCCGGTTTTTTAAAAAATTTAGGTTTTACGCAAGTTGCTGAAAATATTTTTCAACATCCATCGCAATACTTGGAAACCGAGTTTAATGTAACAAAGACCTGGATTGAATATCTAAACCGCTTGGTGGGAGTATTAATTGGTATTTTCATATTTCTCACGTTAATTTATTCTTTTCCGTATTTAAAGAAAGATCCAGTTATATTTTATTTATCCCTTTTCAGCTTTGTTCTGGTAGGGTTTCAAGGTTGGCTTGGTTCCTTGGTAGTATCTACTAATCTTTTGCCAATTACGGTTACTATTCATATGGCTTTGGCATTGGTATTAGTTGCTCTGTTGATATATGCCGTTGCCCGTTCGCAAAAAAGCGCTTTTCATCAACTCCATCAAGAGGCAAGTAATAAAGTTTACAGTACTTTTTATTTTGTAATTGCTTTATCATTTGCGCAAATTCTTTTAGGTACTCAGGTTCGCGAATTAGTAGATATTATTGCCTCGGAACTAAACTATACCGGCCGGGATATCTGGATAAGTAAGATTGGGACTACTTTTTATATACATCGCACTTTTTCAGCGTTTATATTTGTAGTGAATGTATATTTGTGCTGGCAACTATATGCTTTGCATGATGCTCGTTTAAGCCGGTTAGCTAACGGGCTACTTGCTTGTATGGGTGTAGAAATTCTGGTGGGCATAATTATTTCCTATTTTGACATTCCAGCTGCTTTACAACCAATACATTTAGTTTTAGCCACCATTGTATTTGGTTTGCAGTTTTACATGTTAATCGTTTATTATTACGCCGCCCATAATCGGGTGTTAAA